The following proteins are co-located in the Desulfatitalea tepidiphila genome:
- the dxs gene encoding 1-deoxy-D-xylulose-5-phosphate synthase, with protein MGLLEHIESPADLKKLPRNLLPELASEIRRVIVDVVSKNGGHLASSLGAVELAIAIHYVFDTPDDKVIWDVGHQAYAHKLLTGRRDRFHTLRKHGGLSGFTRSSESIYDNFTTGHSSTSISAALGMVCANRLKDKRSKVLAVIGDGSLTAGLAYEALNQAGDLHKDLIVILNDNDMSISRNVGALSSLLSRTLSDQRLQAWRKEFGEFLKSLPKIGDNIYNWAKRSEESFKTFITPGMLFEAFNFDYFGPINGHNLNHLISILTNIKTLKDPVLLHVTTTKGKGYAQAENNPVYFHGVGCFDVATGNSTAPACTVPTYTSVFGDFMVEVAKTNEKLVAVTAAMPEGTGLSKFAEHFPDRFFDVGIAEQHGVTFAAGMAAEGFRPVVAIYSTFLQRAFDQVVHDVCIERLPVVFAIDRGGLVGEDGPTHHGQFDLSYLRSLPNMIVMAPKDENELCRMMITALSHDGPVAVRYPRGMGFGVPLDDEPAAIPIGRAEILAQGNDVLLLAIGNMVSVAMGAKTKLSAEGIHATVVNCRFVKPLDSDTICRLAQKVPFVVTLEENALSGGFGSAVIEALFDHGVNPAFVKRIGLPDRFIEHGSANLLRSNCGLNVKSVVEAVHELFERHAPSQNLNVLVQNQ; from the coding sequence TTGGGATTGCTCGAACATATCGAATCACCGGCCGATTTGAAAAAGCTGCCGCGCAACCTGTTACCGGAACTGGCGAGTGAAATCCGCCGGGTCATTGTCGATGTCGTCTCTAAAAACGGCGGCCACCTGGCATCGAGCCTCGGCGCGGTCGAGCTTGCCATTGCCATTCATTATGTGTTCGATACCCCCGACGACAAAGTAATCTGGGATGTCGGACATCAAGCCTATGCCCACAAGTTGCTGACCGGTCGACGCGACCGGTTTCATACCCTGAGAAAGCATGGCGGGCTGTCTGGTTTTACCAGGAGCAGCGAGAGTATCTATGACAATTTCACCACCGGGCACAGCTCCACCTCCATTTCAGCAGCCTTGGGCATGGTATGCGCCAATCGTCTAAAGGATAAAAGATCCAAAGTGTTGGCGGTGATCGGAGATGGCTCGTTGACCGCGGGTCTGGCGTACGAAGCCCTCAACCAGGCCGGAGATCTGCATAAAGATCTGATCGTGATTCTCAACGACAACGACATGTCCATTTCGCGAAATGTTGGGGCCTTGTCATCTTTGCTGAGCCGTACCCTCTCGGACCAACGGCTCCAGGCGTGGCGCAAGGAGTTCGGCGAGTTTCTTAAGTCCTTGCCCAAAATCGGTGACAATATCTATAACTGGGCCAAACGGTCCGAAGAGTCGTTCAAGACCTTCATCACGCCTGGCATGCTGTTCGAGGCATTTAACTTCGACTACTTCGGTCCGATCAACGGCCACAATTTGAACCATCTGATATCCATACTCACGAATATCAAGACGCTAAAAGACCCCGTGCTGCTGCACGTGACCACGACCAAGGGCAAGGGATACGCCCAGGCGGAAAACAACCCGGTCTATTTCCATGGCGTGGGCTGCTTCGACGTCGCCACGGGCAACAGCACCGCCCCGGCCTGCACGGTGCCCACCTACACATCGGTCTTTGGCGATTTCATGGTCGAGGTGGCCAAGACGAACGAAAAGTTAGTGGCCGTGACCGCAGCCATGCCTGAGGGCACGGGTCTGAGTAAATTCGCCGAACATTTTCCGGATCGTTTTTTCGATGTGGGGATCGCCGAACAGCATGGCGTGACCTTTGCGGCGGGAATGGCCGCCGAGGGATTTCGTCCGGTCGTCGCCATCTATTCCACCTTTTTACAACGCGCCTTCGATCAGGTTGTCCACGATGTCTGTATCGAGCGTCTGCCAGTGGTGTTTGCCATCGACCGCGGCGGGCTGGTCGGCGAAGATGGCCCGACTCACCACGGCCAATTCGATCTTTCCTACTTGAGAAGCCTGCCCAATATGATCGTCATGGCGCCCAAGGACGAGAACGAATTATGTCGAATGATGATAACGGCCTTGTCCCATGATGGACCCGTTGCCGTCCGATACCCGCGGGGTATGGGATTTGGGGTCCCATTGGACGATGAGCCTGCGGCGATACCCATCGGCCGGGCGGAAATCCTGGCTCAGGGCAATGATGTGCTCCTGCTGGCCATCGGCAATATGGTTTCAGTCGCCATGGGGGCCAAGACAAAACTGTCGGCAGAGGGAATCCATGCCACAGTTGTCAACTGCCGTTTCGTCAAGCCCTTGGATAGTGACACCATTTGCCGACTGGCACAAAAAGTACCTTTCGTCGTCACTCTCGAAGAGAACGCCCTCTCCGGTGGTTTCGGCAGCGCCGTGATCGAAGCGCTGTTCGACCATGGTGTCAATCCGGCGTTCGTCAAAAGAATCGGTTTGCCCGATCGATTCATCGAGCATGGTTCGGCAAACCTGCTGCGGTCGAATTGCGGCCTCAATGTCAAAAGTGTCGTGGAGGCGGTGCATGAACTGTTCGAACGGCATGCACCAAGCCAAAACCTCAACGTGCTTGTCCAGAATCAGTAA
- a CDS encoding TlyA family RNA methyltransferase — translation MPNKQRLDILLVDRGLAASRPRAKALIMAGKVLVDGQLSDKPGTAIPMDASISLKGEELPYVSRGGLKLAAAIEALSLRLDDGVCLDVGASTGGFTDCLLQHGARRVYAVDVGYGQLAWQLRRDPRVVSIERTNIRHLAPERLPEKVDLATIDTSFISLRIVVPAVQPFLKPNGRILALIKPQFEVGKGQVGKGGVVRDPRQHDRVIQELIDYFKEIGLVPGPVIPSPIRGPKGNLEFIILLANDDSVL, via the coding sequence ATGCCCAATAAGCAGCGTCTGGATATCTTATTGGTTGATAGAGGTCTGGCAGCCAGCCGCCCCAGGGCCAAGGCCCTGATCATGGCAGGTAAAGTGCTGGTCGATGGACAGCTCAGCGACAAACCCGGCACAGCCATCCCCATGGATGCGTCGATCAGCTTGAAGGGCGAAGAATTGCCCTATGTGAGTCGGGGAGGGTTGAAACTGGCGGCTGCCATCGAGGCGCTGTCACTTCGACTCGATGATGGGGTATGTCTTGATGTGGGCGCCTCTACAGGCGGATTTACCGACTGCCTGCTGCAACATGGCGCCCGCCGTGTGTATGCCGTGGATGTCGGATACGGTCAGCTGGCCTGGCAATTACGCCGGGATCCGCGTGTCGTTTCCATAGAAAGGACTAACATTCGGCACCTTGCCCCCGAACGCCTGCCCGAAAAAGTGGATCTGGCGACCATTGATACCTCCTTTATTTCCCTCAGAATCGTTGTTCCGGCCGTCCAACCGTTCTTGAAACCAAACGGTCGTATATTGGCTTTGATCAAGCCGCAGTTTGAAGTCGGAAAGGGTCAAGTCGGCAAAGGCGGGGTGGTGCGCGATCCGCGTCAGCACGATCGTGTCATACAGGAGCTGATCGACTATTTCAAAGAAATCGGCCTGGTACCCGGTCCGGTGATCCCCTCCCCCATCCGGGGCCCCAAGGGAAACCTGGAGTTTATCATTCTGCTCGCCAACGATGATTCCGTTTTATAA
- a CDS encoding exodeoxyribonuclease VII small subunit, which produces MTKLSFEKALERLETLVQEMESGELSLENALKKFEEGVKLSQLCTQKLNETEKKIALLMEQGDGSLTETPFGDTDQDDLDA; this is translated from the coding sequence ATGACCAAACTCTCTTTTGAAAAGGCGCTCGAACGCCTGGAGACGCTCGTGCAGGAGATGGAGTCCGGTGAATTATCGCTTGAAAATGCCTTGAAAAAATTTGAAGAGGGCGTCAAGCTGAGTCAACTTTGTACTCAGAAGCTCAACGAAACCGAAAAGAAGATTGCGCTTTTGATGGAACAAGGCGACGGCTCGCTAACGGAAACACCTTTTGGCGATACCGATCAGGACGATCTGGATGCTTGA
- a CDS encoding polyprenyl synthetase family protein, with product MLEHTSPGFELKTYLALQRQIVNTALDEHLKSLPLELTMREPVVYALSTGGKRLRPILCLAACTAVGVEPEIALPAACALEMIHTYSLIHDDLPALDDDDLRRGKPTCHVQFDEATAILTGDALLNMAFEVLSEAGCKSGPDNASRWLRVVAIISNASGCLGMIEGQARDLSFEGVKLNQEALENMHRLKTGALIRAAVHVGAVLGGASDDQIDRLKRYADNIGLAFQVIDDILNIQGDPSVLGKAVGTDASRQKNTYPALLGLEPSRAYADQLIGDALRALDIFDNKADPLRAIAQYIVDRKR from the coding sequence ATGCTTGAGCACACCTCCCCCGGCTTCGAACTCAAAACTTACCTGGCTCTGCAACGGCAAATCGTCAACACGGCTTTGGATGAGCATCTGAAATCCTTACCGTTGGAACTGACGATGCGGGAACCGGTGGTTTATGCGCTTTCCACCGGCGGAAAGCGGCTGCGCCCTATTCTGTGCCTGGCCGCCTGCACCGCAGTCGGCGTAGAACCGGAGATTGCCCTGCCGGCCGCTTGCGCACTGGAGATGATTCACACCTATTCCTTGATCCACGATGACCTCCCTGCCCTGGATGATGACGATCTGCGGCGCGGCAAGCCCACGTGCCATGTTCAGTTCGATGAGGCGACCGCCATATTGACGGGCGATGCCTTGCTCAACATGGCTTTCGAGGTGCTGTCCGAAGCGGGTTGCAAGTCAGGACCGGACAACGCGTCGCGATGGTTGCGGGTGGTTGCCATCATATCGAATGCCTCGGGTTGCCTGGGGATGATCGAGGGACAGGCCCGGGACCTCTCCTTCGAGGGGGTTAAACTGAATCAAGAAGCGCTCGAAAACATGCACCGGTTGAAGACAGGCGCGCTGATTCGGGCGGCCGTTCATGTCGGTGCTGTGTTGGGCGGAGCGAGCGATGATCAGATCGATCGTTTGAAGCGATATGCGGATAATATCGGACTCGCATTCCAGGTGATCGACGACATTCTCAATATCCAAGGAGATCCCTCTGTTCTGGGCAAAGCGGTGGGAACCGATGCATCGCGGCAAAAAAACACCTACCCTGCCCTTTTGGGACTCGAACCCTCGCGCGCCTATGCCGATCAGCTGATCGGGGACGCCTTGCGGGCACTTGATATTTTTGATAACAAGGCAGACCCCTTGCGGGCCATTGCACAGTACATCGTGGATCGAAAACGATAG